Part of the Halalkalibacter krulwichiae genome is shown below.
TGGATGTTGTAATTTTTCATTGCACTCTTCCCAAATTTCAAGAGCTGTTTCTGGAGTTAACACTTTTTCAATTCCGAAGAATGTTTTTAGCTCCATATGTGTCCAATGATATAGTGGGTTTCCAATTAAGTTTGGTACTGTCTCGGCCCATGCCTCAAATTTCTCCCAATCACTTGAATCACCTGTAATTAAATGCTCACTTATGCCATTAAGACGCATCGCTCTCCACTTGTAATGATCTCCAGCCAACCAAACTTGTGTCATATTTTCAAATGGTTTATCTTCCCAAATTTCTTTTGGATCAAGGTGACAATGAAAGTCATGAATTGGTTGTACCTTTGATTTTTCATAGAGCTTTTGAGCCGTTTCGCTTTTTAATAAAAAATCATCGCCTAAAAATTGCTTCATAAAAGAACTACCTCCTAATGGTATTATTTGTTATAATAAAACTTACCTATACTAAAATAACTAGTTTTAATAAATTACTTTTACATTTGATAATAATTTTTCATTTGAGGAATCATTAATTTGTTTACTAAACAAATTAATAACTGTAGAATATCATTGAACGTGTTTTTAGTCAATTAGATAATTCCTCTTCCCCCATATTTTCTATCGCTACAGTTAAATAGGAAATACTCCTGAAAAACTGTATAATAAGAATATATGTACCTAATTAAAACTAAACGCACTTTTATACATCTACTTTTTTTCAAAAAAATTTTGTGATACATTTGTTTCTACTTTAGGAGGTTGCATATGGTTACAGGTGATGCTGCTTATATTAAAAAAATAAATAGGAGTTTTTTAATAAGTAAAATCATAGAACATGGACTTATTTCGAGAGCGGAATTAGCCAAAATCACAGGCTTGAACAAAGCAACAATATCAGTTCAAGTTGCGGACATGTTGAGTGAAGAATTAATTGTTGAAACACAACAAGAACATAAAAACCTAGGAAGAAGACCAATCATGCTATCGTTAAATCGCAAAGCTGGTTATGCTTTAGGGATTGATCTAGACTATAAACAAATTACGTTTACTCTTACCGACTTGCTTGGTTCACCATTGTCTTCTGATACAGTCGACATACACATTTCTGATTATGAGCACGTACTTAGTATTTTAATTGAAAATATCCAACATTATCAAGATAAGTGTTCTGATAGCCATTATGGAATTGTTGGGGTTGTTGTTGGCATTCATGGAATTGTAACCGAGGATGAAATCATTAACTTTGTGCCTTCTCATAATTGGCATAACAAGAACTTAAAAGCGGATATTGAAAAAGGGACAGGCCTCTCTCCTCATATAGAGAATAACGCTAATTTATGCGCTTTTGCAGAACAGGTATATAATCATCATCAAAGCGTTAACCTGCTATGTGTTAGTTTGTATTCAGGAATCGGTCTTGGAATTATGATTAATGGAGAACTTTACGAAGGATATCATGGATATGCCGGAGAAATGGGACATATGATAGTTGTTCCACACGGTAAACCGTGTAAATGTGGCAATAAAGGTTGTTGGGAGCAATATGCATCGGAATCCATTTTCTTTAAGTTATTATCCGAGAGGCAAAACAAACCCGATTTGTCCTATTTAGATATTCAACAGTGGTTAAATGAACAAGAACCAAACACAAACCAAGAAATGAAAGAATACATTGAGTATTTATCCATTGGTCTTAATAACATTATTAATCTCTACAACCCTGAAACAATTGTTCTGAATAGTGAATTGTTAAAAATGCACAAGAATGCATTAAATGAAATCAAGGAAAGCCTCACTTCCTCTGTCAGTCACTTTCAAGAATTAATTATTTCAGATTTTGGAAAGGAAGCCTGTGTAATGGGCGCTTGTGCCTTGGCAATCAAGAATTTCCTTCAGATTCCAGAATTAAAATTTAATATTAATGATGAAGAGATACCTAAGATCCATGTCGAAGTCCCAAATTGGAAGTAATTTCTTTTTTCGAAAGCCCTTACTTAGATGAATTCCTAGTAAGGGCTTTTTTTTAATTGGTTGGCCTTTCCTTCATTTTATCAATGAACCGTACTTCTTATGTGTACGTTCTATTAGCTTACAACAACAATTTAACATTCAATCTATAACAAAATTTTTTCATAAATAGATTAACATCTGTAAAATTATCTGAATTCAACTTAAATTTGTCTATGTTACATAAATACATGTTATTATAAGTATATGTAACATTTTAGAGGGGATTAGTGATGGAATTTGTGGAACCAATCAGAGACATTGAGAAAATTCGTGTTATGAAACATTTTTTAATTAAACGTTCTAAACGTGATTTTTTGCTATTTATGTTAGGGATTAATACAGGATTACGTATTAGTCAACTTCTAAGTCTTCTTTATGAAGATGTTATGAATGAAGGTTCCCCTCGCGAATTTTTAGAAATGAAAACAAAAACACAAACAGAATACATTTATTTAAATAGAAATGTTCGAAAAGCCATTATTAATTACGTTAATCAAGCTCATATCAATGAAAATGATTTTCTCTTTGCTGCTTCAAATAAAAAACAAGCAATCACTCGTCAGCAAGCCTACAGAATTATTAATCAAGCTGCTATAGAAGCTGGAATTTCAGATAAAATTGGAACACATACACTTAGGAAGACTTTTGGTTATCATGGTTACAAGAAGGGTATTGCTCTTTCATTATTGCAACGACGCTTTAATCATGAGACTCGTAAAGCCACACTACGATATATTGGAATTGCTGATGAAAATCAGGTACCGAAATTGGACGTTAATTTATAATTGAAGAAATTAAGATAGAAAGGAATAAATATATGATAAATGGCGCATTTAATATTGATTACTTTATCTTACTTTGTGCACTGTTGTTGATCTCAGGTGTACTCACCGCAAAATTCTCTACCCGTTTAGGCGTTCCAGCCCTAGTTCTATTTATGATTGTCGGGATGTTAGCTGGCAGTGATGGTTTAGGATTTATTTATTTTGATAATGCCAAATATGCCCAACTAGTTGGTATTCTTGCCTTAGTCATTATTTTGTTTGAAGGTGGTTTACAAACAAAATGGTCAACTGTTAAATCCGTTACCGCTCCAGCACTATCTCTTGCGACACTCGGTGTCATTATTACGACCTCTGTTGTAGCCGCTGCTGCTAAGTTCATTTTAGATGTTTCTTGGGTAGAGGCTTTCTTATTCGGAGCCATCGTAGGTTCAACTGATGCAGCTGCCGTTTTCGCTGTTTTAAAAGGAGTCAATCTGCGCAAACGCCTTGGTGCTACTTTAGAAGCCGAATCAGGGACAAATGATCCGATGGCTGTTTTTCTAACCATCTCATTTATTCAACTACTGTTAACTGACCAACCGAATTACCTTCTACTAGTAGGGTCATTTTTTTGGCAAATGGGAATTGGCCTATTACTTGGATTAGGACTTGGTAAATTAGCGACAGTTGCGATTAATCGAGTCAATCTTGACTCTAGTGGACTATACCCTATTTTCGCAATGGCATTTGCTCTTTTAACTTATAGCTTAACCGCTTTAGTCGGTGCAAGTGGATTACTAGCTGTTTATGTAGCTGCTCTTGTAATTGGTAATGCCGAACTAACGTATCGCCATTCCATCTTTCGCTTTAATGAAGGATTTGCATGGATGATGCAAATTCTAATGTTTGTCATTTTAGGACTACTCGTCTTCCCTGCTCAGCTTTTTCAGTTTGATATTATTATAAAAGGCTTGATTCTATCATTTATTTTAATTTTAGTTGCAAGACCGATTGCTGTTTTTCTATCAACAATAGGTTTGAAATTCGAATTAAAGGAAAAGATGTTTCTTTCTTGGGCTGGCTTAAGAGGAGCCGTCCCAATTGTATTAGCAACGTTTCCAATGATTTCCGGTTTGCAAAATAGCCAGCTATTTTTTAACGTTGTCTTTTTCGTTGTTTTAACTTCAGCCTTAGTTCAAGGTTCCACCATTACATTTTTTGCAGAAAAGTTAAAACTCACGGAAACGAAAACGGAGCTTCCAATTCATTCATTAGAACTCGTTTCTATTGGAAAAGCTAATGCAGAAGTGATAGAGGTTGAAATTAATGAGGAAACTAGCATCGTAAACCGATCTTTAGCTGAAATTGTATTTCCAAAGGATGTGTTGGTTAACGCAATTATCAGAAAAGGTTCCTTAATTACACCGTACGGAGAAACAAAAGTGTATGCTGGTGATGTCCTCTATATTCTAGTATCTAAGCAAAGCAAAAAGCAGTTGAAGGAAATGCTTGAAAAGCCGGTACTTTCAGAAACAAACGTCAAAAAGGCGGTAGAATAATTCTACTTTTGCAAGCAAATAAAACTCCCTCTAAGGAAATAGCAGGCTTTTAACCTGTTTTCCTTAGAGGGAGTTTTCTCTTTATCCATTCCTGCTGTACCCGTTTTCTTATTGAAAAGATTCCTTTAACTCACGATACTCACTAACTGATTGAACTTGATTAAAGGAAATATAGAATGTAGTGCCCCTGGTACTGCTGCTTATTTTGATTTCTGCATTGTGTCTTGAAGCAATGCTATAACAAACGGCTAATCCAAGTCCTGTCCCGGTGTCTTTTGTCGTAAAAAAAGGTGTACCTATTTTATCAAGGATATTAGTATCAATCCCTTTCCCTTCATCTTCTATTGCTAATACAACCCCTTCACTATCTAAATAAGTCGCAATAGTTAAGCACCCACCTGGTTCCATTGCTTCTAAACCATTTAAAGCGATATTTAAAATTAATTGCCTTATTTCTTTTTCATCTAATAAGACTTCTGGACAATCATTTAAATCCAGATGGATGATCTTATTACTAAGTAAAGCTTCTGTTTCTAATAAAGGAAAAATAGCGTTAATTACTGAATTAAGCGTTTTGGCCTTTTTATCGGTTGATTTATTTTTCGCAAGAGTAAGAAATTCTGTAATAATTGTGTTAGCTCGGTTTAACTCTTCAATCATTAAATCAAGGTATTCTTTTTTCATATATTTCATTTGACTCTTTGAAATTTGAAGAAATCCTGAGACAGTTGTCATAGGGTTTCTTATTTTGTGGGCAATTCCTGCAGCCATCTCACCAATTAAGTTTAACCGATCCATTCGCGCTAATTTCTTTTCAAAGTTCACTCGTTCCGTTATGTCTGTAATAACACTTATGACACACTTTTCACCTTGTATCTTCACGATCTCCGTTGATAACAAGCCTTCTCGGAGCTCCCCTTTCTTAGAACTAAAACGAATACGCACATTTCTGAACCCTTTATGTAGATCCTCTTTTTCATGTATTAACTTCTTTTGATTAGGTAATTCCAATTGTAAGCATTCAAGTGTCTTCCCTACAATCTCTTCAAGATCATATCCAGTTGTTGCTAGAAAGCTCTCATTAACTGTGATATATTGTCCAGTCGAAATCGATTGAATTGCCATCAAATTAGGACTTGATTCAAAAATCTTACGAAACCTTTCTTCAGAATGGATAAGATTCTGATTAACGAGAATAAGTTCACTCGTTTGTTCATCTACAATTCGTTCTAAATTATTATTTTGTTCCCTTAGTTGTTGTTCCATAACTTTTCGTTGTGTAATATCACGTATCGTACAAACAAAAAAATTCATATCATCAACTTCAGCTTGACCAATTTGAACCTCAGCAGAAAAATAGCCATTATCTTTTCTTAAAGCTTCTACTTCAATTACACTTGCTGATGGCTCGCGGGTTTGAAGTGAAGGAACTAACTTTAAGATGTTTTCTCCTACAATCACTTCAGATTGATAGCCAAATAGTTTCTCTGTAGCTGGATTAACTGATATTATATATCCTTCTTTGTCCGTTGTGACAATTGCATCAAGAGACGTATCGCCAATCATACGCGTTAATGCCTCTGACTTACGTAATTGTGATGTAGTTTCTCTCAACTTATTATTTGCTTCTTCCAATGCTTGTTTCTGTTCTGCTAGTAGCTCTCTTTGATTTTCTAGTCTTTTTTGATAATGGTAAATCTTTATTAAAGCTTCTACTTTCGCTTTTAGTATATCCGGCATAAATGGTTTGAATATATAATCAACAGCCCCGACTGAATAACCTTGATTCACATGTTCTAGCGCCTGGCTTATTGCTGTAACAAAGATAATTGGGATATGACTTGAACTTTCTCTACTTTTAATTATCTCTGCTACTTGAAAACCATTCAGTCCTGGCATTTGTACATCCAACAATATAAGAGCAAATTCGTGGTTTAACACGTGCTTCAATGCTTCTTCACCCGAATTAGCAGTAATTAATTCATATTTTAATGGTCTTAGGATAGCTACTAAAGATAAAATGTTTTCAGGACGGTCATCCACGATCAAAATTTTCACTTGCTGATTCTCTTCCATCATGTATCCCCCTATCACTACTCTAGCTTTCTAATGATTAAGCCTTCTTTTTATTTCTTTCTATATATTTTTTCAATAGGGTCAACTACATCATAATTGTTTTTACAATCTGTTTTGAGGAGTGCTTCTTTATTTCCTAAACAAAGATAACCATTATTACAGAGACTATCAAAAAACAAGTGATGAACGCGTTCCTGTAAATTTCTATTAAAATAAATCATGACATTTCGACATACAATAACATGAAATTCATTAAAGGAATGATCTGATACAAGGTTATGATGAGCGAAGACAATATTTTCTTTTAGGAAAGAATGAAACATGACTTGCTCATGATTAGCCGAATAATATTCAGAGAAAGAACGTGCACCACCTGCATTGTAGTAATTTTTTGTATAAGTCTCCATACGCTCAATGGGATATTGCCCTAATTTTGCTTTTTCTAAAATCTTTTCGTTGATGTCCGTTGCATAAATTCTTGATTTCTCATAGAGCCCTTCTTCGTGTAAAAGGACAGCCATCGAATACGCTTCCTCGCCAGATGAACAACCTGCATGCCAAATTCGAATCATTGGTAATTCCCTTAAATAAGGAATGATCTTCGTTTTAAACGATTTAAAGAAACTAGGATCACGAAACATTTCCGTTACATTTATAGAAAAGTCTTCAAGTAATTTATTTAACAAATCTCCATCATGAAGCACTTTTTCTTGTAAGCTCGAAATTGAACTAAGTTTCTCTGTATGAATACGATGGAGTATTCTTCGTCTAATAGATGGATACGCGTAGTTCCGAAAGTCAAAACCATAATAGCGATAAATCCCTTCGAGTAGCAATTCAATTTCAATCTTTTCTAATGTGTTTCTCGATTCATCGTAATCAATCAAATTTACACTCATGTTTTAACTCCTACTTGTGTAACCATACTCTGATTAAAGATAATAGTTGATCCATATTTACAGGTTTACTAATATAATCTGAAGCCCCTGAAGCGAAGCACTTTTCCCTGTCACTTTTCATTGCTTTGGCTGTAAGGGCGATAATCGGCAATGTTTCGAACTCAGGAATATCTCGAATTTCACTCATTGCTTCATAACCATTCATAACCGGCATCATTATATCCATTAATACAAGATCTACATTCGGGGTAGTCTGTAACACTTCAAGTGCCTCTTTTCCATTTTCAGCAAAAACGACTTTCATTTTTTGTTTTTCAAGCGCATTGGTTAATGAAAAGACGTTGCGCATATCATCATCGACAAGCAAAATGCTCTTTCCTGCTAAAGGTTCTTTGGTCGTTGACTTGTCCTCATAAGTACTAGCTTCTTCTTGCAACTGATACCCTGATGTCCGCTCAACGATTTCATGGTCTACTGTCGCTGCGACTTCAGACTCAACCTGATTCGTTTGCCATTTTGCATAGTGAAATGGTAAAAAGACGGTAAACGTACTACCTTTTCCTACTACGCTTTCTACTTCGATGTACCCTCCAAGTAAATGAACGATTTCCTTAGAGATAGATAAGCCAAGCCCCGTTCCTCCATACATACGAGTTGTCGTTCCGTCCCCTTGCTTAAATGCTTCAAATATCAAAGCTTGCGATTCTTTCGGGATTCCTATCCCTGTATCTGTAACAGAGATTGCTAACTTCATATCGCTTTTCGCACCATGTTCATGAAGTGAGTGATCATTATAAACATCAAACTTTACAAAGACAGAACCAGCCTTTGTAAATTTAAAAGCATTGGAGAGCAAATTCTTAAGTACCTGCTTAAAGCGCAGGTCATCTGTAATCATTGATTTTGGGAATCCTTCTGCAACTTCATACGAAAAATCAATTCCCTTCTGATTAGCCACTGGAGTAAATTGTCTTTTTAATGTTGCGATCAAGTCATCTACATAAACTTCTCCTGGATAAATTTCAATGTTACCTGTTTCTATTTTTGATAAATCTAAAATATCATTAATAAGGTTCAATAAGTCTTTCCCAGATGCAAAAATGGTTTTGGCATATTCCGTTTCATCATCTGTTAAATTCCCCTCACTATTATCAGCTAGCATTTCAGACAAAATTAACATACTATTTAATGGCGTCCGTAATTCATGTGACATATTTGCTAAAAACTCTGACTTATATTTAGAACTTAATTCTACATGTCTATTTTTTTCCTCAAGGTCTACTTTAATTTTTTCTAGTTCTTTCGTTTTCTCTTCTGAATTGTAATATTGTTCTTCTAACTTTTCGTTAATAATTTGTAATTCTTCTTGCTGCTGTTGGAGCTCCTCAGACTGAGTTTGCAATTCTTCAGTAAGCGTTTGTGACTCATCTAATAAGTTTTCAATTTTCATCCGGCCAAATATGCTATTAATACTTACACCAATTGTATTGCAAACAATAACTAACAGTTGTTTCTGTAACGTTGTAAAGTCTTCAAAGCTAGCAAGTTCGATCACTGCAATTACACGACCCTCAAACTCAATCGGTAAAATCATTAAAGCTCTTGGGCTTGCACTTATAAGGCCAGACGTAACCTTTAATGAACCTTCAGGAATAGACTCCAAATCAATTATTTTCTTTTCTTTGGCGCATTGACCTACAAGCCCTTCTCCCATTTTGATCGTGTCATTATTTATTTTATTCTCATTCGCTGCATATGTAGCAATTTGAGTAATGACTGAATCCTGTTCATCGATAAAATAGAAAACACCATAAGTAGCGCCAACCATTGGTGTTACCTTAGAAATAATTAGTTCTGCAAATTTAGTTAGATGCTGTGCCCCTTGATAAGAAGTTGTAATTTCAGCAATATTGGTTTTAATCCAATTTTCCTCGTGTAATTTCTCTTTTAATTCTTTCTCGTGAGCCATATTTTCATCTAAGACATTGGCCATTGCATTATAAGCAAGGGCAATTTCTTTTGTTTCATCTTTTGGAATGTCGGTAATACGAGGTAATACTTCATTCGGATTTCTTGGAACTGCTGCGATAACAGAGCTTACTCGATTTATTCCTCTTGTTGTTGTTTTCACAACCCAAGTAGTAATTGCTAAACAACCGATGAAGCATGCTATTACTACAATCCAAAACATCATATACGCCCTCTGATAAAGGGTATATGATTCCTCTATTGCCTCATTCATTATTTCTTCTTCCATTGAGGCAAGTAGTTGAGAATTATAAGACAAGCTAACTCGATCATCACGGTGATCAACGATTAATACTTTAGTAGCTTGTTCAATTTCATCGTTTTTGACAAGCTCAATCACAGTTTCAGCAGCATTTGTATAAATATCATTTATCGCTCTTAATTCTGTTAATAATTCTGAAATCTCATCAGAGTTTGACAATTGTTCATAAGCATCGATTGCCTCATATGCTTGAGCTCTTGAATCCATAATAATAGGATCTTCTGGTGAAATATCACCTAATAGTAAGTCACGAAGCATTCTTGACGTATTGTTTGTCTCAGCTAGAATGAAATTAGCTAATTTCACATGCTCATATTTTTCTTTAATTACTTCATTAACATGTAATTGTTGCAAATGAACATAGAGTGCCCCTCCACCTAAAATAACCATTAACATTAAAACGGAAGCAAACCCTACATATAATCTTGTTTTGATTTTCATTCGTTATATCCCTTCTATCAGATTCATACTTATACCCGATCGTATTTTAAGCGTTAACAAAATTAAATTTTGTGAATAATCAGTCATTTATTTCTCCTAAAAAGAAAGGTGTGACTCTAGCAATACAGTAATTAATTCACCCTTTCTAAAAATGACCAATCCGATAAACCTTTAACATCATTGTTTACTTTTACATATTATAGCAGACTTTTTTCTTATTCATCGTATAATACAGTCGATATTTTGTCTTTATGATCTGACAAATCATGATATAATTGGACAAAGTACAAATATATCAGACAAAATAAATTATTACATTTGAAAGGAAGAACGATTTTGGAAACTAGTTTTGCACGTCTTCTATCCTCGTTTTTAAAAGAGTGGGCTCCTGAATCCTCTTCAATTGCTATTGCAGCCGGTGATCGATATGTGAAGTATATACCTAGTGGGCACGACTTAAATCTCATTGAAGGTCAATTAGTTCCTAAAGGAAGTATCACTGAACAAGTTTACCTACAAAAAGAACGTGTCGAAGGATTTGTAGATAAGTCGGTTTTTGGTACATCATATTATGGTATTGGTTATCCAATTGAAAACTTTGACTCATACTCTTTTGGAGCGGTAGTTCTCATTTTTCCACCTGATTTCTCTTCTAATCAATCAAGTTCTCTATCATTTATTACCGGTAAGCATGAGAATTGTTGGAAGCCAATAGCAGTTGAAGAAATTAGTTATATTGAAAGTAAACAAAAGAAGACATATATTTATACACATAATGGCACGTATAGTTCCATTTTCCCTTTAAAAACACTCGAATTGCAATTACCTAAAACGTTTATTCGAATTCATAGATCTTATATTGTTAACATCTCCTATATTAATCAAATCTCTCGTGATCTATCTTCTAATTTGATAGTTGTATTAAAGGACCCAGAAGAATTGACACTTACTATTAGCCAAACGTATGTACAACAAGTGCGTAGGGTACTTGGCTTTTGACCGTATAATAAAGACTATTACAATCACTCTATTAGAGTAATGAAATGTTAAGAGGATGAAAAAAGTAAATGCTTTTTTCATCCTCATTCTTATCAATCAAATAATTGGCTTCATTTATTTTTCCAATGTCACTCTAGCGTTTCTGGAAAAGTATTCCTTAGCTGTCTGTAAACATTGTTTAACAAATTCTTCATAGCCAAGTTTTCTTGCACGGTGTATATTCGGTAACTCAATGGAATAGGGAATCTGAGGGAGATGATTTACAATCTCAGCTACATTTATTCCTCCCTCCCCCACATATAACCGCTCTTCTCTTAAAATCCGCTTCATTTCTTCTATATTACTTGGGATATGACTAGGGGCGTCACACAAATGAAAATAGTTAAACCATTCACGAGGAATCTGATCCAAATCTTCAGGTTTATCACCTGAACGATGAAAATGATGTGCATCTATCATGATCCCCGTATTTTCCCTTTTGACAGTTTCAAGGACATCAACCACTCCTTTCAGATTTGTAACGCTAGCAATTGGTACAAATTCCAATTCTACCGATAATCCATAGGGCTCTGCCAATTCACACAGCTCATCAAATTTCTCAATATAGGAACTTCGATCATCTGTCCATATAGAGCTAAGAACATGCCTTGCTCCAAGCTCAGCAGCAACTTCGAAGGCTGGCAAGTAGATTTTAGGATCAAGTCCTTCATAAATACGAGCTAACTCAATATCTAATAGTTTAATGCCAGTCTCATTTAGAGCCCTTTTAGTTTGCTGCATCATCTCTTTGTTTTCGGCCAAAGCATAATTAGGCTCACCAGGTAATCCCATGTATATTGGTCGAATACTTACAAAATCATAACCCGCTTTTGCAGCTACATACGTTAATTCTGGTGGTGATAACTCAAGAGCCGTAAGATGCGCTAAAGAAAATTGCATTTCCATTGTAACCCTCCATTTTTTAGATCGATCTAATATATTGTTAGATCGATCTAATATAAAATAAAAAAATGAAGTGAATCTATCTGAAGTAAAGAGCTAGATGCCAATCCTCTTTTACCTTTGCTGACTCACATTTTATTCCTAGAAGAAAATATAATTATTGAAGCTAACATCGTTTTCTTATTGCCGTTTTAATTAAACCTGAATTTTGCAGCGCTTACATTTGAAAATCATTACAGTAAATAACTTAAATTGATTTTACAAGTATTCTTTTAATCTTTCAAGTCTCAGCTTACAAATGATTTTATTACAGACGTCCATACATTCTCATAAACCCCTTTATAATCCGAGATTCGCTTTATTTATTGTTCTAAGTCTTCTTCATAAATAAAACCTTTTAAATGAGAACCATTTACAAAAAGAAAAAAGAAAGATATAATACAAATCGTAATTATTACGCTTTATATCACAGAGGAGAACTTATATTATGAAACAAATTCCAGTTACCGTGTTAAGTGGCTATTTAGGATCAGGGAAGACAACACTTTTGAATCACATTTTGAGTAATCGTGAAGGAATGAGGGTTGCTGTCATTGTGAATGACATGAGTGAAGTCAACATTGATGCGAAACTAGTGAAAAACAATGGTTTCTCTCGTACAGAAGAAAAACTAATTGAATTGCAAAACGGCTGCATTTGCTGTACTTTAAGAGAAGACTTAATGCAAGAAGTTGAGCGTATTGTGGATGCAGGAGATATTGACTATATTGTTATCGAATCTTCTGGAATTAGTGAACCAATCCCCGTTGCTCAAACGTTTACATACGTGGACGAAGAATTCGGTGTAGACCTAACAAACAAATGTAAATTAGATACAATGGTTACAGTAGTAGATGCCAATCGGTTTTGGGATGATTATGCATCAGGTCAAACTCTCCTTGACCGAAAACAAGGCACTGACAATTCTGATACACGCGAGGTATCAGATCTACTTGTTGACCAAATTGAATTTGCAGATGTCATTATTGTTAATAAAGTAGAAATGCTAGAAGAGATTGATAAACAGGAAATACTGCAATTTATAAGAAAGTTAAATGCTGACGCCGATCTAATCCCAACTTCCTATTCAAAAGTTGAACTTTCTACAATCATCCATACCGAAAAATTCGATTTTGAAAAAGTCAGCCAATCAGCTGGTTGGATTAAAGAGTTAAATGAAGAACATATTCCCGAAACAGAGGAGTATGGAATTAGTTC
Proteins encoded:
- a CDS encoding response regulator, which translates into the protein MKIKTRLYVGFASVLMLMVILGGGALYVHLQQLHVNEVIKEKYEHVKLANFILAETNNTSRMLRDLLLGDISPEDPIIMDSRAQAYEAIDAYEQLSNSDEISELLTELRAINDIYTNAAETVIELVKNDEIEQATKVLIVDHRDDRVSLSYNSQLLASMEEEIMNEAIEESYTLYQRAYMMFWIVVIACFIGCLAITTWVVKTTTRGINRVSSVIAAVPRNPNEVLPRITDIPKDETKEIALAYNAMANVLDENMAHEKELKEKLHEENWIKTNIAEITTSYQGAQHLTKFAELIISKVTPMVGATYGVFYFIDEQDSVITQIATYAANENKINNDTIKMGEGLVGQCAKEKKIIDLESIPEGSLKVTSGLISASPRALMILPIEFEGRVIAVIELASFEDFTTLQKQLLVIVCNTIGVSINSIFGRMKIENLLDESQTLTEELQTQSEELQQQQEELQIINEKLEEQYYNSEEKTKELEKIKVDLEEKNRHVELSSKYKSEFLANMSHELRTPLNSMLILSEMLADNSEGNLTDDETEYAKTIFASGKDLLNLINDILDLSKIETGNIEIYPGEVYVDDLIATLKRQFTPVANQKGIDFSYEVAEGFPKSMITDDLRFKQVLKNLLSNAFKFTKAGSVFVKFDVYNDHSLHEHGAKSDMKLAISVTDTGIGIPKESQALIFEAFKQGDGTTTRMYGGTGLGLSISKEIVHLLGGYIEVESVVGKGSTFTVFLPFHYAKWQTNQVESEVAATVDHEIVERTSGYQLQEEASTYEDKSTTKEPLAGKSILLVDDDMRNVFSLTNALEKQKMKVVFAENGKEALEVLQTTPNVDLVLMDIMMPVMNGYEAMSEIRDIPEFETLPIIALTAKAMKSDREKCFASGASDYISKPVNMDQLLSLIRVWLHK
- a CDS encoding LytR/AlgR family response regulator transcription factor, translated to METSFARLLSSFLKEWAPESSSIAIAAGDRYVKYIPSGHDLNLIEGQLVPKGSITEQVYLQKERVEGFVDKSVFGTSYYGIGYPIENFDSYSFGAVVLIFPPDFSSNQSSSLSFITGKHENCWKPIAVEEISYIESKQKKTYIYTHNGTYSSIFPLKTLELQLPKTFIRIHRSYIVNISYINQISRDLSSNLIVVLKDPEELTLTISQTYVQQVRRVLGF
- a CDS encoding sugar phosphate isomerase/epimerase family protein yields the protein MEMQFSLAHLTALELSPPELTYVAAKAGYDFVSIRPIYMGLPGEPNYALAENKEMMQQTKRALNETGIKLLDIELARIYEGLDPKIYLPAFEVAAELGARHVLSSIWTDDRSSYIEKFDELCELAEPYGLSVELEFVPIASVTNLKGVVDVLETVKRENTGIMIDAHHFHRSGDKPEDLDQIPREWFNYFHLCDAPSHIPSNIEEMKRILREERLYVGEGGINVAEIVNHLPQIPYSIELPNIHRARKLGYEEFVKQCLQTAKEYFSRNARVTLEK
- a CDS encoding GTP-binding protein; the protein is MKQIPVTVLSGYLGSGKTTLLNHILSNREGMRVAVIVNDMSEVNIDAKLVKNNGFSRTEEKLIELQNGCICCTLREDLMQEVERIVDAGDIDYIVIESSGISEPIPVAQTFTYVDEEFGVDLTNKCKLDTMVTVVDANRFWDDYASGQTLLDRKQGTDNSDTREVSDLLVDQIEFADVIIVNKVEMLEEIDKQEILQFIRKLNADADLIPTSYSKVELSTIIHTEKFDFEKVSQSAGWIKELNEEHIPETEEYGISSFVYRKRRPFHPVRLMKWLESWPADVVRAKGFIWIATRNSIAGLLSQSGSLVTLQGAGEWVAAYPEADRNQILCDEPELKEKWDPVFGDRMTELVIIGIDMPHAHITASLDQCVLTDDEMALEWNSFPDPLPEFVEG